In one Sphingomonas sp. AP4-R1 genomic region, the following are encoded:
- a CDS encoding FAD-dependent oxidoreductase, with protein MLIDLAEADGSLLVSTEICLIGAGVAGITMARQLLGQGHQVTLLEAGGIDYDRATAALGAGMNIGRDYYPLEDSRLRFFGGTTAIWGGRCATLDPIDLEKRAYVPHSGWPIGWRELEAYYRKARPLFGLAENGASVGAMAATGLDVPPFDPDRIATPVWQFDQAFDRFSFAAARDLVDHPRCRIVTHANVTDIALQTDGKAVREIVAQSLNRRRITIRPQAVVLAAGGIENARLLLASRSVMRRGVGNGHDQVGRYFMEHPHARGGHVVTRQAWQFLKLFGRRHRIGAGEMAALIAPGEALQRREGILNTSLTLVARQPELARQFVGMKVYGGLKHGLPPNRAGRSLWMGTKKVAAWAQRTIDPARPWLLHKLGQVELALLVRAEQAPNPDSRILLGETRDALGMPRAVLDWRLSEIDKTSVSVLVDTLGDELRRLGLGRVERSGWLDDPDRLWHTDPLVSAHPIGGYHHMGTTRMSEDPRHGVVDRDGRVHGVANLHVVGSSTFPTGGWANPTLTIAALALRTAERLSARIRRPQSSLRAQTVAA; from the coding sequence ATGCTCATCGATCTCGCGGAGGCCGATGGCTCCCTTCTGGTGTCCACCGAGATTTGCTTGATCGGCGCGGGCGTGGCGGGCATCACGATGGCGCGGCAATTGCTCGGCCAGGGCCATCAGGTCACTCTGCTGGAAGCGGGCGGGATCGATTATGATCGGGCCACCGCCGCGCTGGGCGCCGGCATGAATATCGGCCGCGATTATTATCCGCTCGAGGATTCGCGCCTGCGCTTCTTCGGCGGCACCACCGCCATCTGGGGCGGCCGCTGCGCCACGCTGGACCCGATCGATCTGGAGAAGCGCGCTTATGTGCCGCATTCGGGCTGGCCGATCGGCTGGCGCGAGCTGGAAGCCTATTACCGCAAGGCCCGCCCTCTGTTCGGGCTGGCCGAGAACGGGGCTTCGGTCGGAGCGATGGCCGCCACCGGTCTCGATGTGCCCCCCTTCGATCCCGATCGCATCGCGACACCGGTCTGGCAGTTCGATCAGGCGTTCGATCGCTTCTCCTTCGCCGCCGCGCGCGATCTGGTCGATCATCCGCGCTGCCGGATCGTCACCCACGCGAACGTCACCGACATCGCGCTGCAGACGGATGGCAAGGCCGTGCGCGAGATCGTGGCGCAGAGCCTCAACCGCCGCCGGATCACGATCCGTCCGCAGGCGGTCGTGCTGGCGGCGGGCGGGATCGAGAATGCGCGGCTGCTGCTCGCCTCGCGCTCCGTCATGCGCCGGGGCGTCGGCAACGGTCATGATCAGGTCGGCCGCTATTTCATGGAGCATCCGCACGCGCGCGGCGGCCATGTCGTCACCCGCCAGGCTTGGCAGTTCCTGAAGCTGTTCGGCCGCCGCCACCGGATCGGCGCGGGCGAGATGGCCGCCCTGATCGCCCCCGGCGAAGCGCTGCAGCGACGCGAGGGCATCCTCAACACCTCGCTCACGCTCGTCGCGCGCCAGCCCGAGCTTGCGCGCCAGTTCGTCGGCATGAAGGTCTATGGCGGGCTCAAGCACGGCCTGCCGCCCAATCGCGCCGGGCGCAGCCTGTGGATGGGCACCAAGAAGGTCGCCGCCTGGGCGCAGCGCACGATCGATCCCGCGCGCCCCTGGCTGCTCCACAAATTGGGTCAGGTGGAGCTCGCCTTGCTGGTCCGCGCCGAGCAGGCGCCGAATCCCGACAGCCGCATCCTGCTGGGCGAGACGCGCGACGCGCTCGGCATGCCGCGCGCCGTGCTCGACTGGCGTCTGTCGGAGATCGACAAGACGAGCGTCTCCGTGCTGGTCGATACGCTGGGCGACGAACTCCGTCGCCTCGGCCTCGGCCGGGTCGAGCGGTCCGGCTGGCTCGATGATCCCGATCGGCTCTGGCACACCGATCCGCTCGTCTCCGCGCATCCGATCGGCGGCTATCACCACATGGGCACCACCCGCATGTCGGAGGATCCCCGGCACGGCGTCGTCGATCGCGACGGACGCGTGCACGGCGTGGCCAATCTCCACGTCGTCGGTTCGTCCACGTTCCCCACCGGCGGCTGGGCCAATCCGACGCTGACGATCGCGGCGCTCGCGCTCCGCACCGCGGAGCGGCTGTCGGCGCGGATCAGGCGTCCCCAATCCTCGCTGCGGGCGCAAACCGTGGCGGCATGA
- a CDS encoding HIT family protein, with translation MDDEGPNPTILRFGYPATRIAETAHWMVLLRPEQPTLGSMILAAKSSETAFGALSPEAFADMGVAIARIEAMLAATIQPARINYLMLMMVDPHVHFHVLPRYEGERSHAGIAIGDRGWPKQPELAGAKPLDADQVKILRDWLSASW, from the coding sequence ATGGACGACGAAGGTCCGAACCCAACGATCCTGCGCTTCGGCTATCCCGCCACGCGGATCGCCGAGACGGCGCACTGGATGGTGCTGCTGCGCCCCGAGCAGCCGACTTTGGGCAGCATGATCCTCGCGGCGAAGAGCTCCGAAACCGCATTCGGCGCGCTGTCGCCCGAGGCCTTTGCCGACATGGGGGTGGCGATTGCGCGGATCGAGGCGATGCTGGCCGCGACGATCCAGCCCGCCAGGATCAACTATCTGATGCTGATGATGGTCGATCCGCATGTCCATTTCCACGTTTTGCCCCGCTATGAGGGCGAGCGCAGTCATGCGGGCATCGCGATCGGTGACCGGGGATGGCCGAAGCAGCCGGAGCTCGCCGGCGCGAAACCGCTCGATGCCGATCAGGTGAAGATCCTGCGCGACTGGCTTTCCGCTAGCTGGTGA
- a CDS encoding NTP transferase domain-containing protein: protein MSFTPEHTRAIILAAGRGSRLGDVTKDRPKCLLEFGGRPLIDWQLSALAANGVTDVIVIVGFGAKRVAHYLGEHWPSVRLLHNPFYDVSDNLASLWLAREEMVGDMIVLNGDTLVSTALVERVLKGAEAPITVTIDRKPAYDADDMKVRLDGTRLLAIGKTLSPDHAHAESIGMLLFREAGTFLFRQAIEEAMFDPATVRRWFLSIIDSLASRAEIRVISIEGLGWGEVDFPADIVAGELLVTGWLNAADPSRDSLSA from the coding sequence ATGTCTTTCACGCCTGAGCACACGCGCGCGATCATCCTCGCCGCGGGCCGTGGCTCCCGCCTTGGCGACGTGACCAAGGATCGGCCGAAATGCCTGCTCGAATTCGGCGGCCGCCCGCTGATCGACTGGCAGCTGAGCGCGCTCGCGGCCAATGGCGTGACGGACGTGATCGTGATCGTCGGTTTCGGTGCCAAGCGCGTCGCCCATTATCTGGGTGAGCATTGGCCGTCGGTGCGGCTGCTCCACAATCCCTTCTACGACGTGTCGGACAATCTCGCCTCGCTGTGGCTCGCGCGCGAGGAGATGGTGGGCGACATGATCGTCCTGAACGGCGACACGCTCGTATCGACGGCGCTGGTCGAGCGCGTGCTGAAGGGCGCGGAAGCCCCCATCACGGTCACGATCGATCGCAAGCCCGCTTATGACGCGGACGACATGAAGGTGCGGCTGGACGGCACGCGCCTGCTCGCGATCGGCAAGACGCTCTCGCCCGATCACGCCCACGCCGAATCGATCGGCATGCTGCTGTTCCGCGAGGCCGGCACCTTCCTGTTCCGCCAGGCGATCGAGGAGGCGATGTTCGATCCCGCCACGGTGCGCCGCTGGTTCCTCAGCATCATCGACAGCCTGGCGTCGCGCGCCGAGATCCGCGTGATCTCGATCGAGGGTCTGGGCTGGGGCGAGGTCGATTTCCCGGCGGATATCGTCGCGGGCGAGCTGCTCGTGACGGGCTGGCTCAACGCCGCCGATCCCTCCCGAGACAGCCTCAGCGCCTGA
- a CDS encoding PaaI family thioesterase: MSDALTPFDPLGLLGRHRSGHMVALGAQYVAHGDDWCELALPYDRRLISDLATGTLASGPIVSLMDSAAGMAVWLKCGQLEPTVTLDLRVDYLRPARPGRRVIGRCHCYRLTRRVAFIEGMAHDGDPDRPVARVAGSFLRLDDASQTDGGGAHPKLEAQL; this comes from the coding sequence ATGAGTGATGCCCTTACGCCTTTCGATCCGCTCGGCCTGCTCGGCCGCCACCGCTCCGGCCATATGGTCGCGCTGGGCGCCCAATATGTCGCGCATGGGGATGATTGGTGCGAATTGGCGCTGCCTTATGACCGCCGCCTGATCTCCGATCTCGCCACCGGGACGCTCGCCTCCGGCCCGATCGTCTCGCTGATGGACTCGGCCGCCGGCATGGCCGTCTGGCTGAAGTGCGGCCAGTTGGAGCCGACGGTGACGCTCGATCTGCGCGTCGACTATCTCCGCCCCGCGCGCCCCGGCCGGCGCGTGATCGGCCGCTGCCATTGCTACCGCCTCACGCGCCGCGTCGCCTTCATCGAAGGTATGGCGCACGACGGCGATCCCGATCGCCCCGTCGCCCGCGTCGCCGGCAGCTTTCTCCGGCTCGACGACGCATCGCAGACCGATGGCGGCGGCGCGCACCCGAAGCTGGAGGCGCAGCTGTGA
- a CDS encoding PaaI family thioesterase, whose amino-acid sequence MSDVQLLPYADFLGITVVSQDGGSPLLAMPYSEGLNGMPGRLHGGAIAGLLEIAAIAAIDATLEEPDDPRQRFKPINVTVDYMRPGRPVETFARGVAVRVGSRIGSVHVEAWQESPDKPIAAARMKLLIAQKIEDQTEKQEEK is encoded by the coding sequence GTGAGCGACGTGCAGCTCCTGCCCTACGCCGATTTCCTCGGCATTACCGTCGTCAGCCAGGACGGCGGCTCGCCTTTGCTCGCCATGCCCTATTCGGAAGGGCTGAACGGCATGCCCGGCCGCCTCCACGGCGGCGCCATCGCCGGCCTGCTGGAAATCGCCGCCATCGCCGCGATCGATGCCACGCTGGAAGAACCCGACGATCCCCGCCAGCGCTTCAAGCCGATCAACGTCACGGTCGATTATATGCGCCCCGGCCGCCCGGTGGAGACGTTCGCGCGCGGCGTCGCCGTTCGCGTCGGATCGCGCATCGGCAGCGTCCATGTCGAGGCGTGGCAGGAAAGCCCGGACAAGCCGATCGCGGCCGCCCGCATGAAATTGCTCATCGCCCAGAAAATCGAAGATCAGACGGAAAAGCAGGAAGAGAAATGA
- a CDS encoding EVE domain-containing protein codes for MRYWLLRSEPDAYSWDDLIRDGATEWNGVRNYTARNFLKEMQPGDRAIFYHSNTQKAAVGVMEITRAWQPDGDDGKWASVAVKPLEALAKPVPLEAIKAEPRLKALEMLRQSRLSVTPVRDDEWAVLLEMGAA; via the coding sequence ATGCGGTATTGGCTGCTCCGCTCGGAGCCCGACGCCTATAGCTGGGACGATCTGATCCGCGACGGCGCCACCGAATGGAATGGCGTTCGCAACTACACCGCGCGCAACTTCCTGAAGGAGATGCAGCCCGGTGATCGCGCGATCTTCTACCACTCCAACACGCAGAAGGCCGCCGTCGGCGTGATGGAGATCACCCGTGCCTGGCAGCCCGACGGCGACGACGGCAAATGGGCGAGCGTGGCGGTGAAGCCGCTGGAGGCGCTCGCCAAACCCGTCCCGCTGGAGGCGATCAAGGCCGAGCCCCGCCTGAAGGCGCTGGAGATGCTCCGCCAGTCGCGCCTGAGCGTGACCCCCGTGCGCGACGACGAATGGGCGGTGTTGCTGGAGATGGGCGCCGCCTGA
- a CDS encoding beta-xylosidase, translating to MAGKSGFCGALTLLGGLLASTASLAQAPASGPSIPVTMTVDAGKPLGPLKPIWRFFGADEPNYATMKDGRKLLDHLGKLRPEQVYFRAHNLLNTGDGTAAFKWGSTDIYKEDAAGKPIYDWTIADHIIDTYRARGIHPYLQLGFMPEALSSAPKSTPYQHNWRPGFSYKLIEGGWNAPPKDYGRWAELIYQWTRHNIERYGRDEVARWYFEVWNEPNGESYWKGTPEEFQKMHDYAVDAVRRALPEAKVGGPDAAGTGGAFMDAFMAHLARGTNYATGKIGTPTDFLAFHAKGQPSFVDGHVRMGIATHLRGVNNGFAKIAAVPEMAHKAIVIGESDPEGCAACPGPQNAYRNGTMYSSYTVASFARIWDLADTNKVNLDGALTWSFTFEDQPWFAGYRQLATNGIDLPVMNVFRLFAMMGETRIGATSSGEVPLAAIMADGVRAAPDVGVVATKAADGTVAILVWNYHDDDVAGPDAAIHLDLAGLGAGGTRTITEWRVDKTHADAFSAWAAMGSPQSPDEKQYAVLEKASEMAPTVRPTSLAVRSGKAGLDVTVPRQGVMLLTVAR from the coding sequence ATGGCAGGAAAGTCCGGTTTTTGCGGCGCGCTGACGCTGCTCGGCGGGCTGCTCGCCTCGACCGCGAGCCTCGCACAGGCTCCGGCATCCGGCCCCTCCATCCCCGTCACGATGACGGTGGATGCCGGCAAGCCGCTCGGTCCGCTCAAGCCGATCTGGCGCTTCTTCGGCGCGGACGAGCCCAATTACGCGACCATGAAGGACGGGCGTAAGCTGCTCGATCATCTCGGCAAATTGCGCCCGGAGCAGGTCTATTTCCGCGCGCACAATCTGCTCAACACGGGCGACGGCACCGCCGCCTTCAAATGGGGCAGCACCGACATCTACAAGGAGGATGCGGCCGGCAAGCCGATTTACGACTGGACGATCGCGGATCACATCATCGACACGTATCGCGCGCGCGGCATCCACCCCTATCTCCAGCTCGGCTTCATGCCGGAGGCGCTGTCGTCGGCGCCCAAGAGCACGCCCTACCAGCATAATTGGCGCCCCGGCTTCTCCTACAAGTTGATCGAGGGCGGCTGGAATGCGCCGCCCAAGGATTACGGCAGGTGGGCCGAACTGATCTACCAGTGGACCCGCCACAATATCGAGCGTTACGGCCGCGACGAGGTCGCCCGCTGGTATTTCGAGGTGTGGAACGAGCCGAACGGCGAATCCTACTGGAAGGGCACGCCCGAGGAATTCCAGAAGATGCACGATTATGCGGTGGACGCCGTCCGTCGCGCTTTGCCCGAAGCGAAAGTCGGCGGACCCGACGCGGCCGGCACCGGCGGCGCGTTCATGGACGCGTTCATGGCGCATCTCGCGCGCGGCACCAATTATGCCACCGGCAAGATCGGCACGCCGACCGATTTCCTCGCCTTCCACGCCAAGGGCCAGCCCAGCTTCGTCGATGGCCATGTCCGCATGGGCATCGCCACGCATCTGCGCGGCGTGAACAACGGCTTCGCCAAGATCGCCGCCGTGCCCGAGATGGCGCACAAGGCGATCGTGATCGGCGAGAGCGATCCGGAGGGCTGCGCCGCCTGCCCCGGCCCGCAAAACGCCTATCGCAACGGCACCATGTATTCCAGCTACACGGTGGCGAGCTTCGCGCGCATCTGGGATCTGGCCGACACCAACAAGGTCAATCTGGATGGCGCGCTCACCTGGTCCTTCACGTTCGAGGATCAGCCCTGGTTCGCCGGCTATCGCCAGTTGGCCACCAACGGCATCGATCTGCCGGTGATGAACGTGTTCCGCCTGTTCGCGATGATGGGCGAGACGCGGATCGGCGCCACCAGCAGCGGCGAAGTCCCGCTCGCCGCGATCATGGCCGATGGCGTCCGCGCCGCGCCCGACGTGGGCGTGGTGGCGACGAAGGCGGCGGACGGCACGGTCGCGATCCTCGTCTGGAACTATCACGACGATGACGTCGCCGGCCCGGACGCCGCGATCCACCTCGATCTGGCCGGGCTGGGCGCGGGCGGCACCCGCACGATCACCGAATGGCGCGTCGACAAGACCCACGCCGACGCCTTCTCGGCATGGGCGGCGATGGGCTCGCCTCAGTCGCCCGACGAGAAGCAATATGCGGTGCTGGAAAAGGCCTCGGAGATGGCGCCCACCGTCCGCCCGACGTCGCTCGCGGTACGCAGCGGCAAGGCCGGGCTCGACGTCACCGTGCCGAGGCAGGGCGTGATGCTGCTGACGGTGGCGCGCTAG
- the typA gene encoding translational GTPase TypA, protein MRLRNVAIIAHVDHGKTTLVDQLFRQSGTFRDNQRIEERAMDSNDLEKERGITILAKPTSVEWEAPDGVKTRINIVDTPGHADFGGEVERILSMVDGVILLVDSSEGAMPQTKFVTGKALKLGLRPIVVVNKVDRPDERIQEVLDEVFDLFVSLEATDEQLDFPVLYASGRNGYANEDPTLREGTLIPLFQKIVDHIPEPTADPDGPFKFLVTLLDRDNFLGRILTGRIYSGVVKTNQAIHALDIDGKVIEAGRASKILAFRGLERVPTDEAQAGDIISIAGLTEATVAHTIADTSVSEPIKSQPIDPPTLSMRFAVNDSPMAGREGTKVTSRMIRDRLAREAESNVAIKVTESADKDSFEVAGRGELQLGVLIETMRREGFELSISRPRVLFGEDEAGKKTEPYETVVIDVDEEHSGTVVEKMNLRKAEMTDMRPSGGGKTRITFSAPSRGLIGYHGEFLSDTRGTGIMNRLFEKYGPHKGNIEGRKNGVLISNGAGEAQAYALGPLEERGILFVGHGEALYEGMIIGENAKTDDLEVNPMKAKQLTNFRASGGKDDAVRLTPPKRMTLEQAIAYIDDDELVEVTPKNIRLRKRYLDPNERKRMSRSKAA, encoded by the coding sequence ATGCGCCTTCGCAACGTGGCCATCATCGCGCACGTCGATCATGGCAAAACGACCCTGGTTGACCAGCTCTTCCGTCAGTCCGGCACCTTCCGCGACAATCAGCGGATCGAGGAGCGGGCGATGGACTCCAACGATCTCGAAAAGGAGCGCGGGATCACCATTCTCGCCAAGCCGACGTCGGTGGAGTGGGAAGCGCCGGACGGCGTGAAGACGCGCATCAACATCGTCGATACGCCCGGCCACGCCGATTTCGGCGGCGAGGTGGAGCGCATCCTCTCGATGGTCGACGGCGTGATCCTGCTGGTGGATTCGTCCGAGGGCGCGATGCCGCAGACGAAGTTCGTGACTGGCAAGGCGCTGAAGCTGGGCCTGCGCCCGATCGTGGTGGTCAACAAGGTCGATCGTCCGGACGAGCGCATCCAGGAAGTTCTGGACGAGGTGTTCGACCTGTTCGTGAGCCTTGAGGCGACCGACGAGCAGCTCGATTTCCCCGTCCTCTACGCATCGGGCCGCAACGGCTATGCGAACGAGGATCCCACGCTGCGCGAGGGCACGCTGATCCCGCTCTTCCAGAAGATCGTGGATCATATCCCTGAGCCGACCGCCGATCCGGACGGCCCGTTCAAGTTCCTCGTGACCCTGCTGGATCGCGACAACTTCCTCGGCCGCATCCTGACGGGCCGCATCTATTCGGGCGTGGTGAAGACCAACCAGGCGATCCACGCGCTGGATATCGACGGCAAGGTGATCGAGGCGGGTCGCGCCTCCAAGATCCTCGCCTTCCGCGGGCTGGAGCGCGTGCCGACCGACGAGGCGCAGGCGGGCGACATCATCTCGATCGCGGGCCTGACCGAGGCGACCGTGGCGCACACGATCGCCGACACCTCCGTGTCCGAGCCGATCAAGTCGCAGCCGATCGATCCGCCGACGCTCTCGATGCGCTTCGCCGTGAACGATTCGCCGATGGCGGGCCGCGAGGGCACCAAGGTGACGAGCCGCATGATCCGCGACCGCCTCGCCCGCGAGGCCGAATCGAACGTGGCGATCAAGGTGACCGAGAGCGCCGACAAGGACAGCTTCGAGGTCGCCGGCCGCGGCGAGCTTCAGCTGGGCGTCCTGATCGAGACGATGCGCCGCGAAGGCTTCGAGCTTTCGATCAGCCGCCCGCGCGTGCTGTTCGGCGAGGATGAGGCCGGTAAGAAGACCGAGCCCTACGAAACCGTCGTGATCGACGTGGACGAAGAGCATTCGGGCACGGTCGTGGAGAAGATGAACCTCCGCAAGGCCGAGATGACCGACATGCGCCCGTCCGGCGGCGGCAAGACCCGCATCACCTTCTCCGCGCCCTCGCGCGGCCTGATCGGCTATCATGGCGAATTCCTGTCCGACACGCGCGGCACGGGCATCATGAACCGGCTGTTCGAGAAATATGGCCCCCACAAGGGCAATATCGAGGGCCGCAAGAATGGCGTGCTGATCTCGAACGGCGCCGGCGAGGCGCAGGCTTATGCGCTGGGGCCGCTCGAAGAGCGCGGCATCCTGTTCGTCGGCCATGGCGAGGCCCTGTATGAGGGCATGATCATCGGCGAGAATGCCAAGACGGACGACCTCGAGGTCAATCCGATGAAGGCGAAGCAGCTGACCAATTTCCGCGCCTCGGGCGGCAAGGACGACGCCGTCCGCCTGACCCCGCCGAAGCGGATGACGCTGGAGCAGGCCATCGCCTACATCGACGACGATGAACTCGTCGAAGTGACGCCGAAGAACATCCGCCTGCGCAAGCGCTACCTCGATCCGAACGAGCGCAAGCGCATGAGCCGCTCCAAGGCGGCGTAA
- a CDS encoding PEPxxWA-CTERM sorting domain-containing protein, giving the protein MVAAALAAIAVPASAATFTVDGDTSSGATYHRPLSDFGPPTQLSRVGTAVRYASLSFSVSAPGDYDFMMTSTTPDFDPVLTLYQFSFDPANALTNALLTNDDLVAGNLTQAGFTHLLSAGIAYVVVMTGFENSDSGTFTFTIDGPGTVSADLPAAPEPATWAMFIGGFGLIGGAMRRRRRVSVRFG; this is encoded by the coding sequence GTGGTTGCGGCAGCCCTGGCGGCCATTGCGGTCCCGGCTTCGGCCGCCACTTTCACCGTGGATGGCGACACGAGTTCGGGCGCTACCTATCATCGCCCATTGTCCGATTTTGGTCCGCCCACCCAATTGTCCAGAGTCGGCACGGCCGTTCGCTACGCCAGCCTCTCCTTTTCGGTGAGCGCGCCCGGCGACTATGATTTCATGATGACGTCCACCACGCCAGACTTCGATCCGGTGCTCACGCTGTATCAGTTCAGCTTCGATCCCGCGAACGCGCTGACGAACGCGCTCCTCACCAATGACGATCTGGTGGCAGGCAATCTGACGCAGGCCGGCTTTACGCATCTGCTGTCGGCCGGCATCGCTTACGTGGTCGTGATGACGGGTTTCGAGAATTCGGATTCCGGCACCTTCACGTTCACGATCGACGGCCCAGGCACGGTCAGCGCGGATTTGCCGGCAGCCCCCGAACCCGCGACCTGGGCGATGTTCATCGGCGGCTTCGGCCTGATCGGCGGAGCGATGCGCCGTCGCCGGCGGGTCTCCGTCCGCTTCGGCTGA
- a CDS encoding flavodoxin family protein — MPLTAIALNATLKPSNGKPSSTDRLIGEIAAALKAEGVETVETIRLADHDIKPGVSSDEGAGDAWPALRTRILAADILILGTPIWMGQPSSVSKRVLERMDVFFSEVDDKGRTPAYGKVAVVAVVGNEDGAHHVSAELFQALNDVGYTLPAAAVTYWVGEAMGDVDYVDLKETPSKIDQTTKMLARNAAHLAGLLSGKIYPGLDRS, encoded by the coding sequence ATGCCGCTCACCGCCATCGCTCTCAACGCCACGCTCAAGCCCTCGAACGGCAAGCCTTCGTCCACCGACCGCCTGATCGGAGAGATTGCGGCGGCGTTGAAGGCGGAGGGCGTGGAGACGGTCGAGACGATCCGATTGGCCGATCACGACATCAAGCCCGGCGTCAGCTCGGACGAGGGCGCGGGCGATGCCTGGCCGGCGCTTCGCACGCGCATCCTCGCGGCTGACATCCTCATCCTCGGCACGCCGATCTGGATGGGCCAGCCATCGAGCGTCTCGAAGCGCGTGCTGGAGCGGATGGACGTCTTCTTCTCCGAGGTGGACGACAAGGGCCGCACCCCGGCCTACGGCAAGGTCGCCGTCGTCGCCGTCGTCGGCAATGAGGATGGCGCGCACCACGTCTCCGCCGAGCTGTTCCAGGCGCTGAACGATGTCGGCTACACCTTGCCCGCCGCCGCCGTCACCTATTGGGTGGGCGAGGCGATGGGCGACGTCGATTATGTCGACCTGAAAGAAACCCCGAGCAAGATCGACCAGACCACCAAGATGCTCGCACGCAATGCCGCGCATCTGGCAGGCCTGCTCTCGGGCAAAATCTACCCCGGCCTCGACCGGAGCTGA
- a CDS encoding EF-hand domain-containing protein translates to MKTMMVTGTALAALLAPMLSGAPALAQRGPMGPVTHDAYVAMQKQRFDMMDADHDGVVTKEELTAQLTARMGEAPPAERVDALFKTMDTDGDGKATAAEVAASAESRFAAMDTNHDGTLSEDEFRAGMAQMGMGGRRR, encoded by the coding sequence ATGAAGACGATGATGGTTACGGGCACGGCACTGGCGGCATTGCTGGCGCCCATGCTGTCTGGCGCGCCCGCTCTGGCGCAGCGGGGGCCGATGGGGCCGGTGACGCATGACGCCTATGTGGCGATGCAGAAGCAGCGGTTCGATATGATGGACGCCGACCATGACGGCGTCGTCACCAAGGAAGAACTGACCGCGCAGCTGACGGCGCGGATGGGCGAGGCACCCCCGGCCGAGCGCGTCGATGCGTTGTTCAAGACGATGGACACGGACGGCGACGGCAAGGCGACGGCGGCGGAAGTGGCGGCCAGCGCGGAATCGCGGTTCGCGGCGATGGACACCAATCATGACGGGACGCTGAGCGAGGACGAATTCCGCGCGGGCATGGCGCAGATGGGCATGGGCGGCCGGCGGCGGTAA
- a CDS encoding toxic anion resistance protein, with product MATTATETETDLVLTPPTPVQAIAPAKAAGLVPLQDEQKTQLDAKAEGFVEELAALDANSPEFGKKVDQITNMGRREIAEAAGQSNRFLDRPVRAMDGESGVGADLAELRRTIEDLDPGKKGNLLAPRKLFGVIPFGGKLRNYFDSYKSAQGHISSILASLASGKDELIKDNAAIDVERQNMWAAMQRLEQMIHVAKALDEKLEGKALDLEATDPAKAKAIRESALFYVRQRAQDLLTQMAVTVQGYLALDLVKKNNVELVKGVDRASTTTVSALRTAVTVAQALTNQKLVLQQITQLNTTTANIIDSTGELLRSQTGEIHKQAAASTIPLETLQRAFQNIYDTMDSIDRFKLEALDSMKTTVTSLTSEVEKSRGYIARAEGAAQARLTSAGATPEDPFKPVG from the coding sequence ATGGCCACTACAGCGACCGAGACCGAGACGGATCTGGTGCTGACTCCTCCCACGCCCGTGCAGGCGATCGCGCCCGCCAAGGCGGCCGGGCTCGTGCCGCTGCAGGACGAGCAGAAGACGCAGCTCGATGCGAAGGCCGAGGGCTTCGTGGAGGAGCTGGCCGCGCTCGACGCCAATTCGCCCGAATTCGGCAAGAAGGTGGATCAGATCACCAATATGGGCCGGCGCGAGATCGCCGAGGCGGCGGGCCAGTCCAACCGCTTCCTCGATCGCCCCGTCCGCGCGATGGATGGCGAAAGCGGCGTCGGCGCCGATCTGGCCGAGCTGCGCCGCACGATCGAGGATCTGGATCCGGGCAAGAAGGGCAATCTGCTCGCCCCGCGCAAATTGTTCGGTGTGATCCCGTTCGGCGGCAAGCTCCGCAATTATTTCGACAGCTACAAGTCCGCGCAGGGCCACATCTCCTCGATCCTCGCCAGCCTCGCCTCGGGCAAGGACGAGCTGATCAAGGACAATGCCGCGATCGATGTGGAGCGGCAGAACATGTGGGCCGCGATGCAGCGGCTGGAGCAGATGATCCATGTCGCCAAGGCGCTGGACGAAAAGCTCGAGGGCAAGGCGCTCGATCTGGAGGCGACCGATCCTGCCAAGGCCAAGGCGATCCGCGAGAGCGCGCTCTTCTACGTGCGCCAGCGCGCGCAGGATCTGCTGACCCAGATGGCGGTGACGGTGCAGGGCTATCTCGCGCTCGATCTGGTCAAGAAGAACAATGTCGAGCTGGTGAAGGGCGTCGATCGGGCGTCCACCACCACCGTCTCGGCGCTTCGCACCGCCGTCACGGTGGCGCAGGCCTTGACCAACCAGAAGCTCGTCCTCCAGCAGATCACGCAGCTGAACACCACCACCGCCAACATCATCGATTCCACCGGCGAACTGCTCCGCAGCCAGACCGGCGAGATCCACAAGCAGGCCGCCGCCTCCACCATTCCTCTCGAGACGCTGCAGCGTGCCTTCCAGAATATCTACGACACGATGGATTCGATCGATCGCTTCAAGCTGGAGGCGCTCGATTCGATGAAGACGACGGTGACCAGCCTGACCAGCGAGGTCGAGAAATCGCGCGGCTATATCGCGCGCGCCGAGGGTGCCGCGCAGGCGCGCTTGACGAGTGCGGGTGCCACGCCCGAAGATCCCTTCAAGCCCGTCGGCTGA